The genomic window taaaaaaaaaaaaggatgttctCTGTGGAAGGAGGCAGTGAATGGTAGGGAAGAGACCCCAAAGAGCAGCTGTGGTCAAAAAAAGGAATTGTCAGAAGGAATGCCTAAGGGAAAGGACAAGAAGAAGCCAAtggatggaagaaaaaagataagacaaTTGTGAATGAAAGACACTCAGAGAGTTGAGGTAACACCAGGGACTTCACTActtgtccagaaaaaaaaatggcagaagtGAATGAAGAACCAGGAGCAGTAGGTATCTAGTGAAACAAGGCAACTGCAGGCTCACGTCAGAAAGAACTCCCTAACGAATAAAAGCAGCCAGAAGTGGAATGAGCAGCCTGGAAAGACAGTGGGTTCTCCTGAGGGTAGGGAGCTTCCATCAGAGCCTGGCTAACTAAGTCAGGTGGCCTGGAGCAGGATTCTGTTCCCAGAACATGGCCACTAAAGTCCCTTCTGACagaaaagtcaagatggcaggttTTGAATGAGGGAATGAGAAATAAATGGAGCTTCTGGTCATTCCTGGCTCCAGCTGCCAGGGAAGGCAGCAAGAGTCAGATTCCTTTGAAGGAGGATGGGGTTAATATGTAACATCAAAATGAGAGAAATAGTGAGAGCTGGACAGGGCTGaggcagagacaaggagagagatcCCTGACCTGGGAGAAGGAAGGACAGAGATCACTTCCAGAGGGTAAGAAATGAGCTAGGACACAGGCAAGACCTGTGGTAATCACAAACTTCTCTAGAAAGGGCAAGACGGAGATCAGAAATTTGAGAGAGGAATTAATGGTCAGAGAGACCCTTTTTGGGTCAGAGAGAAGGTGCCCCCACTGCCACATAGGAGAGCCAGTAAGCTCTACTCAACCCCTTACCATCCCAACTTCACTCAATCTATCCATACAGTTCTTCCTTGTGCTTAGCTTCTAATGATTCCATGTGTCTGACTCAGAATATAAGAACTAGAAGTAACCTCAGGGATCCCCTGGGTCAGCTCTACCAAAACCCCCAACACCCTTCACAATATCCCCAATAAAAGGCTATCTTCCCTCTCAGACACATGGAGTTCGGAACTTTTAAAGAGCTCTCATTAGCCCCCCTTGGCTTCCAGGGTCCTCTTTCTGCCCTCAAAagccaaagaaaataaatctaagaCTCTCCACACAAACCCAATCAGATATTTGAAGATGAGACAGATGACAGAacaaggaagacccaagttcaagacCAAACTCAGACATCTGACTTGaagtgtgaccctgaacaaggcaTTTAACTTCTGCCTTGCTCAGTTTAATCATCTGCAAAACGGGGATGGTAATAATAGCCCCTCTCTCCCTAGGTTGTTGGGAAGGTCAGTTGAGTGAACCTCCATAAAGGACTCTGCAGACCCTAAAGCATGTCACTGATTATGGTTATCATGAGGAATCTTCTCTGACATTCTATCTGCTGCCTACCAAGTTAGTGCACCAGAGGCTGGATGACAAGGATGGCATCTTTCCCAATCTTCTGGGCTTCCTCCAATTACCCAGGCCAATGCCCAAGTGACCCAGAGCACAGAATCAGGAGAGGTTTCAGCAGCTCCCATCCCTACCTCTGCCACTCAGTGGGGTCAACATGGGCAAATCTAGAGATTTCTAGGccaccctcagtttcttcatctgatatCTGTAGTACCTGTCTCTGTTGGGCTGTTGTGGGCATCAAAGGAGAGAATGAATGGGGAGCCCTCTGAAAACTGAAATTCTCGATCAATGTCagctgtttttttctctctttcctctatggCTCTCTATAGGCATTGAGCAAACTCTCCTATGGTATTTGTCTGGGGAGGTATTATCTCCTTTTATTGGCTAGGAGTTCTGGGAGGGCATGGTCCCTCCTCCTCAGGATCCCAATCTAAGTAGGTACTCTGGAAATGTTTCCTGAATAAGTGTCACCTACCTTATACTCAACACTGCTTCAGCCATAAAGGAACTCTTTTTTTAGGGGGAAGAACAAAACAAAGCAGCTCTCCCCAGAATCTAGATGGAGAAACTAGAAGGCACCTGTCTCTTTCTCACCTCTGAGAGGACTTCCTGACAGATCCAAGGACTTTCTTCAGAACCAGCAGCAAAGTTCTGCTCACCAACAGACCTGAATAGCTTCATGAAGAAGAGAGGCCAGCATCCATCCACACAGTGGCAGGACTGTAGTGGGGGCCCTGACTGATGGCCAAGAATTATTAGTTCTAATTACCTCCCACATAATTCTGCTTGTGGGTTGGTTTAAGGACTGGGGTGATGTTTGTCCCTTGGGGTTCACTGGAGAGAGTCAGCACTATCTCTAAACAAAGCTAATACTTATGGGTTCATAGACTTTTGGACCAGAAAGGGCCTTCATTTGACCTGCTCATTTTaaggatgtggaaactgaggcctattgGCTAAAGTGCTAGGTaaagattcagaaagacctgaattaaacTTCTGTCTCACAAGTTAGCTGcagagaccttgggcaagttacctacCTTCTtggtttcctctactgtaaaatggaagtGATAATCCTGGTAGTAACCTTCAAAGGGGATAGATGACACATGGAAAGACCTTTGGAagccttaaaatgctacataaaccAGTTACTGGTATACTGTTGTCCAAATGATGAATAAGGTCAGTTGTTATATCTattacttttccaaggtcaccaaGGTCATTAGTACcagggccaggatttgaacccacatcttctggcttctttccattataccaccttgAGAAGTCAACTGTTTGCAAGCTGGCCACCTCCCTACCCCAGGAAAGTGCCTCCTCCTGCCTGTGTGGATGCTTCTTCCCACGGGGCAGATCCTGGGCCACAAAGAGCCTCCCAAAGAAGAATTCTCCCAACGCAGGGGGAAATCTCTCAATGAGCTTGCCGTGGGCACGGAAGTGCCAGTTCTTTGGCACTGTTAAGGCGAAGGGCATTtacaataaaggaaagaaagcttCCCCCTCTGACCGCAAAGAGGCGGCTCAAACCCACCAGCTGCCCTGCCCGAGGCATCCGGCGAACACAGCGGGCAAAGGTTACCCCGGGTGGCTCCAGCTCCGGGTGGAGGGACCCCCGGAGCTGCCCTCCAGCTCCCATCCTCTCGGCCGTGCCCACGGACAGGTTGGCACGAGGAGGAGCAGCAGCGGAGACGATGGAAGGGGGGGAGGTCCGAGGAGCCCGGACCCTCGAAGTGAGGACCAGGCCAGTGACCCGGACGACAAGAGAAGCCATCAGCGTGCCCCTGGGGAGGGGGCTTCGGCCAAGGTCAGGGTAGGCCGGGCCCCCAACCCCCTCCCTGTAATGGCACTGGATACAGTCTGCGCCCCCCTCCCCCGCTCTCCCGGGGGGAGGGGCCCTGCGCCGCCGCCCCCTCCCCTGGCCCCCCCTCACCTGTCACCGGCGGCCGCAATGGGTCGTCGGCGGGCGCCTGCTCCCGCCCATCGCCGTGCGGCGGCGGCCTCCTGCGGCAGCTCCGCGGTCCCGGGTGGCCGTGGATCGAGCTCGGCGTCAGGCCCCAACAGCTCGCGCAGCAGCGACGGAGCGCGCGCCCCCCTCCCGCAGtactcctcccctccctcccggccctccctcccctgcccgcGACTCGCCACCCCCGCCCGCCCCCTAGCCGGAAGAACCGCCCCCTCCAGCCACAAACAGGAACTGACGTATAGATGACGAATGAGGCGCCCGGagcgggggaggggaggcagggcAGTGCAAAAGCTGAAAGTGCGCAAACTCCGGCTGAAGGACTCTGGGAAATTGGCCCGGTAGCTGCGCCTGCGCAGTTTCAGAAAGGGAGGGCATCAGGGAAAGAAAACGGAGCCTGCGACAGGCGTGGTTAGGGAGGTGTTTAGAACCGAATTGTTCCCTATAAAGGATTGCGCAGGCGCTTGGAAcgggggtgggaaggaaggtgTTACAGCGCCCAATCCCTAAACCCAAGTGAGGTGAGGCGCGCAGGCGCAATTTTGCCAGAGGCAGCGCAGTGCCCCCAAGGCACCTGAATCATTTCCTAGCAGCCCCCGGGCAAGGCGATCCCTCCTAGGGACTCCTCTTGGTCCAGGGGCGGAGGAAGAAACATCCTTTGTCTTCAGGCCTCCACTAAAGCAGCGGGGGAAGGGGACGGTCATAGCACTACCGCCCACCTAAGGGAACCCCGTCCCGGCAGGACCTCGAACCCCCGGGGGAGTTGCCCCCCTTTTTCCCTCGAGGGGCGAGCCAAGAGACGGGTCACTAAGTCACTTCGAGGACTGTCTTGACCATGGTAGCTGCCACCTGTCCCAGGGCGATCACGCCAGAGGGCGTTGGGGGAATGGGGGGGATGGGGTGCAGCCTAAGCCTTTTATGCTGGGGGTCTGGATCTGGGCCAGCAGGGGGCATGGAAGGCATCTCCACTTTTGCTAAAAACTCCTCTCCTCCAACCCTTACCTTAAAAGGTCTGGGAGCTAGTAAGTTAAAAGTCATCCCTCCACAGTCTGATGGCTTGGTTCTGGGACTTGGGCAGTTGGtacctgtctctgggcctcagtttacacaTTTGTAAATTGAGAAAGTCAGACTCAAATGTCTGAGGTTCTCTGCAGCCCCCTCGGATCTTCCCTTGACCCAGAGAGGGAGGGTGGTCACTTCTTTGGTCCACCAAGGAGGTTCAGAACCAACACTTCTCCCCCTCCCTGCTCTGGGAATCTTAAGGCCCAAGCAACAGAGACCCACCCACCTCTAGCACCATGGTTTCTATAATGTCCCATGGAtccttcaaaaaacaaacaaatcactCCCAAAGAGGAGACTGAAGAGGCTTGACCCTCCCAAAACAAGGGGGAGGCCTGCAAGGCTCTGCCTCAGTCACCCCAGTGCGATATGGCCATTAATCCCAGAGGAGTGAACCATCTCCCAGAAAATATCCACCCCAAATGTTAACAtgagaaaacaaaacattagCCAGAAAGGAAGAGGGTAAGAAACCAGAAAGGGGACAGCAGTGCTTGGTTTCCGGGGTTTTAAAATCAGGTGACCCCAGCTTTATTTACCCAGGGTCCCATTAAGAGCTTCTACTGTTTCTGAAACAACTAGAGAAAGAATCCTGCTCACAGGTACATGGTGACGGTGTCCTCTTCAGAGAAGCCCTAGTTCTCCCTAATCTCTGCACCCCTGCCCACCTCACCCCAAGCATTCCACTTTCACAGtgtaaaaataaagagggaaaaacacTTCTTGCCCACACGAGCAAAacagttgggaaaaaaaaacaaacacaaaaatatatgaaaacccctctcctttctcctctgcaGCCTCCTATTATCTCATGTCGGCAGACAGGCCCAGGTGAAGCTCCTTTGGCCAGCAGACACCAAGGTGGAGTGCCCTCAGCCATAGCACCTTGGCCTCTTATGAGCTCCTATAAGCTCGGCGCCAAGGGCGGCGGCGGTGAGGGCGCAGGGAGGGCGAAGACAGATGCACTTCTGGTAGAGGACAGCGGGCAGTCGGGCCTTCCCACCAGGgcagaaaacagaagagaaacGAAAAGTGTGAAGGAGTCAAACTACTGAAGGCAATAACCTACAGCaagcagaagggaaggaagggaaacaaCTGGGAAAGTGAGACTCGCTCCCCTAACCCCCTTGACTGGCTGTTGTTGATGGACCTCTGCAAGGGACCCTGGTGTTGATTTCAGAACAGTCTATTCAGGTCTGAGGTCAGGTAAAAAGCCAGTGAGGAAAGATGTCCCCTTTCCAGGAAGGAGCAGAGAGGACCCAAAAAAGGGAAAggtcagagaaggaaaattaggtggacacctgagaaaaGGCCTCAGAAAAGAGGGCGGCCAAGGGCCCTGCAGAGAAAGCACGGAATTTCCCAAGTCCTTTATCCAGAACTCAACACCGCTGGTTCCTGAAGGGCTCCCAATTACACTCCACCAACCGTCATTTCTGCCTCACATCAGTCACTCGTATACTCGCACACTCACACGTGTCCCCAGTGGTGGAAGCAGCTTTGGATGGTGCCAGATTTCTGGCCTGAACCGGGACCTCTTTCCTTGATGTACCCCACCTTTACACACTTCACTGGCCATATTTCAAGTTCTCATCAGAGGATTCAGTACAATTTGGATGAGGGGAGCTAAAAGGAGTGTCTAAGGCAGTGGAAGCAGACACAAGCAAGTGAGGGCCCCTGAGGAAAAACAATGGCCACATTTTAAGAGCAGGCCGAGGAAGGGGCCAGGCCGGGCCAGACAGGGGCAGGCAGGGTGTATGAGTTAAGGCAGACACAGTACAAAGGGGGCTCTCCAAGCCCTACCAGCAAGGTTAGTCGGTCTTCCGCCCCAGTCTTTTAAACACGCTAATAGTCCCCGTGTTGTCCATCTGTGCGCTATGGCCCTCGCTTGAGCTGCTCACCCTCGGGCCTGCCAAGGTCCTCTTTATGGTAACCTTGAACTCAGCTGGGGACTTACTCTTTGTGCTGGTAACTTGGCTGTCCTGAGCCTCTGGCACAAGAGTGGTTTTGCCAAGTCTCTGGATGACGCTGACTTTGGGCAATGGCTCTGGCTTTCTCTCAGCAGATGGGCCCTGGCTGCCCCCTATACGCCGAAGGGTGGCCGGGACTGGCTTGGGCTCTGAGCTGGTGGCTTTGGCCTTGATGGTCACCCCAAGTGGGGTGCTTTCCTTAGGAAAGGACTTGCCCATCCTCTTCAGGACCCCAGCATATTGTAGGACAGAGCTGTCGTCATCACTGTCTCCTACCCGCTCTTCATCCGTCTCTAGGGCATCACCCAATCGGCTGAAGACACCAGTAGGCTATGATGGAACGAAAGGGGATGGGGGTCAATTACAGCAAAGGAAGAACTGGGATGTTAAGAGGAGGCAAAGCAAGAGCCTTCCACTAAATTCCCGTCCCTCCATCTCACCTTATTCCCAGTTGTTGTGTCAGCCTTGGTCTCAGCTCCAAGCCGGTCAAATACAGATGTCCTCTGAACACCTGGGAGGGAAGTCAATCAGTCAAACAGCTCGTGAGCACCCCTGATGGGCACAGCCCTATGCTGGGTACTGTTGAAAGATGCCAAGGAAGGagaagacagtccttgcccttggGCCATTCATGGGAAGTCTTGAAAGGCAAGAACAGGATATGTGTGTGCGTGCAATTCAGCAATGAAAGGGACATAAACTAGGCCAGAACTCAAGACAACTGGCCTGATAAGGGGCTAGAGCATGCTGATGGTAAATCTTGGAAGGGAACAAACTTGAAGTTATCTTCAGAACGTGATGAATATTGAAGAAGCCCACACCTTGGCTGATTAGGAGGCTCCCAGGGTTAACTGAGATCCAGGCTTTGAACAGAGGAATGTGTTTTGGTGAATGCCAAAGAGTGCTCTGACTAGCTTCAGGGGCAGCTTTGGACAGTCACCTTTGGCCGCCTGCTGCTCCAAGATCTTGCGGGTTCGAGGTGTGGTCCCCTTGGGCATGGTGATGATGtatttcccttccatctctgctgTCACTCTGCGCCTCCTCTTTACGGGCACAGCAGCATTCTCCTCTTCTAGCTGGCCCAGAGCTAGGAGGGCAAAAAGTGAGAGGCAGGTGGTAAAAGGACCCCAGAACATTCTAGAATGGGGGAAGGGGTCCCTCACTCGAAACAAGAGAAATGCAGTAAGAAAATTACCACACCCCACTACATCCCATCTCATGTCACTCATAATCCAGAGACCTAGAATTTCTAGGAAACTTCTCAACAACTGTCACCAAAACACCTAAGGCTCTCAGCTTTCCCAGCAAGATGCAATAGTGAAAGGGTCTCAGAGTAGGCAGAAGTTCTCCAAAGGCATTCTGGCCATCCCTCTGCTTCTGGGTAAGTTCACCCTCCATCCCCATCCTCACAGGTGCCCCACCACCCACCATGCTCCCCATACCAGCAGCTTTGGCATGCTTAACAGCCATCTTGTTTGAGACAGTGACTGAGATCTTGGAGGCACTGGTGTCAGGGCGCCTGGCAGGGGTGCTGGGTGGGGAGTCCCGACTCAGACTATTAGCAATCATTCGAGAGGCAGCTGGAGAAATGATAAGAGAAAAACGAGGCTCACAAGCAAGGTCCAGGCCATCAAGGTCTGGGGGGCAGAGTGGAGTGGCTACTACTAAATCCTGGCTGGTCAGGAGAAAGGACCAAACTTAATGCCAAGGCCCCAGAGAACTAACGCTAAGCCCCAGAGAAATCAAACAGAAGACGCAACCTGCAAAGAAAAGGGAGATGGGTACTGAAGGTGAGGGCTTTCTTTATGTTAGCTCCTAGGATTCTCTCAATACTTTTACAGTGTGCCCATTGTGCTTTTGTTCTTGGGCCTTGTTTGTGCTGGAGGTCACCACATGGGTCTGTCTCTCCTTGCTTGGGTCCACTGACCTCTGATGGACAAAGAGTGCCGCTGTCCTTCCCACTCACCACTAGTGGCGCTGCGCCTGAGCTCTGCCTGTAGGTGGCTGGGGCTTGACGCCAAGGATTCGGCGGCTGCTTTGCACACATCCTGTAGGACAGGAGGGGTAAGAACAACCAGAAGACAAAAATACATACGGGAAGCCCAGTTATCTTTAAATGATCCAAGGGATGCTGTCATCAATGGTTACAGACCAGGACAGTTTGACTCATTCAGGGTCTCAGGTTCTGGCCCTGGCTTATGTGGGACCACTGTATGGACTTCAGTTCTCTTAGGTATGTGAGGTTGAAATTAGATGATATGCACGGCAGGGTGGTATCATGGATGCAGTTGGCAAACTATCggtttgaatcttgtctcagCTGCTTCCTGGTCTGTGTGACCATAAGCAACTCGGTGTACCCCTCTCTCCCTTGGTCTCCTCATAAAATAAAGGTATTCATTCTGGAGTACCAATCTCATGGAATATTGTGAAGCACAGATGAACAAAGGCTATAGAGCACTTCCCAGACTTTAAAGCCAGCCCTACCAAATGTCAATGATCAGATCATCTCTACTGCCTCTCTCTATCCTTGATGCCAATCACTATGTAAGCTAGGATAATGGGGTCACTGCTCCCCCAGAAGAGTCTAAAGAAGCCTTCTAGTATaatagatagaaaaggaaatgccaaCTCACTCCTTTAGCTTCATGACCACAAATGAAGACCAGAGAGAAAAGTAGGAAATGGAACCAAACATCCTCTCACCCCAACTACACGCAGGCCTCTAAGGAGGAGTTCCGATCTACCCCTAAAAGCAGGGGAGGTTTCTGGGTAAAAGGGTGCACTTGCTTAGGGAACCATTCTCTCCAACCTGAAATGAACAGACTGCAGGCATTGGCCTGGGGACAGGCAGCACCCACCTGGCGGTACACCACTTTGGCATGTTTGAGGATGGCAATGATATCCCCCACCACAGTCACGCCCAGTTCATTCATGATCTCCTTATTCAGGTCTAGCAGCATGTTCTTTTGGATCCTGTGGGGAATGCTGAGCAATGAGCAAGAAAGCACAGGGAAGGTCCTGACCTGTCCTCCCCCTCTTGGGCCTTACTCTGGAACCCACAACCACCTTACCTGTTATCTACAAACATCACTGCATAGTTCACAGCAGGCCCTGGGGGGATCCCAGCTTCCTTAAAGAACTGGATCCATTCTGATGTAGCtatggagagagacaggaggaaagTCAGAGAAATAATTATACCATCTCCTCAAAGACAAACCACATGCTCTGTCTCCCGCTCACTTCTCCACACAAAATCCAATCTTTGGACATGGAAGAGCCTCCTTCCTACCCAAACCCCAATAAATGCCCATGTCCTTCATCTAAAAAAGTCTTCCcttggaaagaacatgaatgatgtaaccatggaaaaatattctaatttaattaattaaaaataaaaagccttcCCTTGTCAGTGAGAGCATGTCACAGAAAATCAAAGTTGGACCTCCAATGGCGAACTCCACAAAGATACCCACTACAACCCCCCAAAGTTGTCAGGGACCTTTCTTCTGGACATACTCCAGGGAGCAGAACCCACCACCTTCAAACACAGCCCATTTCACTTCAGGGCAGTCAGAGCAGTCAGTCATGTTTTCCTTCTTGACTAGCCACTGAAGCCAAACAAAACAGGCTGTCCCTTCTTCCCCataacacctctgtatccttaaAGACAGCTAgcatgttccttccttccttctaacaTCTGacatccatcagattggcaaagatgatcaAACAAAGAGAAGGACAATTGTTGGAGGGGCTAGAGAAAAACAGGTAAACCAATGTGCTTTCTGATTCACAGTGGGGCTGTGAATAAGTCCAGCCAGtctgaaagcaatttggaatgaaTGATGCCCCAACTGTGCATGTGTATCCTGTGATCTAAGTCATACCATCTCTAGGTCTACAttctaaaaagatgaaaaagaaggggaaatgacctaaatttacaaaaatacatataGTACTTTTTCCTACAaggcaaagagctggaaactgaggcagtatcCATCTactgaggaatgactaaacaaattaaaggtatatgaatgcaatggaatattatttcactataagaaatgacagaggATGTTTTCAGAGAAACCAAGGAAGACTCTATgtactgatgcaaaatgaagtgagtagaaccaggaaaataatttatgtaacAATGTAACAGTGTAAAGTAATCAACtaggaaagaattaagaacttTCAGCAGTACAATGACCAGTTCCAATTCCTGAGAACTAATGATAAAGCATGCTACCATCTATGCATATTTAGGACAAGAGGTatgaacttttgtttttgttttttccaattctaagagggagggagggagttgggAATAGGgtagcaagaaaaagaaaagtaagaaaaaatcatggaagaatttttttttttaaatcacaaaagagaacagaaggaaggccagaaagaatcacagacaagcaggacagctttgaaagtaacatgttgaatttattacataattttttaaaaagcaagctgTACATAATCAATTCACAATCTCATGTACAATCCTCTtctattctattatatatatgaaaatgct from Monodelphis domestica isolate mMonDom1 chromosome 4, mMonDom1.pri, whole genome shotgun sequence includes these protein-coding regions:
- the C4H19orf47 gene encoding uncharacterized protein C19orf47 homolog isoform X4 gives rise to the protein MVSVTMATSEWIQFFKEAGIPPGPAVNYAVMFVDNRIQKNMLLDLNKEIMNELGVTVVGDIIAILKHAKVVYRQDVCKAAAESLASSPSHLQAELRRSATSAASRMIANSLSRDSPPSTPARRPDTSASKISVTVSNKMAVKHAKAAALGQLEEENAAVPVKRRRRVTAEMEGKYIITMPKGTTPRTRKILEQQAAKGVQRTSVFDRLGAETKADTTTGNKPTGVFSRLGDALETDEERVGDSDDDSSVLQYAGVLKRMGKSFPKESTPLGVTIKAKATSSEPKPVPATLRRIGGSQGPSAERKPEPLPKVSVIQRLGKTTLVPEAQDSQVTSTKSPTARCPLPEVHLSSPSLRPHRRRPWRRAYRSS
- the C4H19orf47 gene encoding uncharacterized protein C19orf47 homolog isoform X3, whose product is MVSVTMATSEWIQFFKEAGIPPGPAVNYAVMFVDNSIPHRIQKNMLLDLNKEIMNELGVTVVGDIIAILKHAKVVYRQDVCKAAAESLASSPSHLQAELRRSATSAASRMIANSLSRDSPPSTPARRPDTSASKISVTVSNKMAVKHAKAAALGQLEEENAAVPVKRRRRVTAEMEGKYIITMPKGTTPRTRKILEQQAAKGVQRTSVFDRLGAETKADTTTGNKPTGVFSRLGDALETDEERVGDSDDDSSVLQYAGVLKRMGKSFPKESTPLGVTIKAKATSSEPKPVPATLRRIGGSQGPSAERKPEPLPKVSVIQRLGKTTLVPEAQDSQVTSTKSPTARCPLPEVHLSSPSLRPHRRRPWRRAYRSS
- the C4H19orf47 gene encoding uncharacterized protein C19orf47 homolog isoform X2 — encoded protein: MVSVTMATSEWIQFFKEAGIPPGPAVNYAVMFVDNRIQKNMLLDLNKEIMNELGVTVVGDIIAILKHAKVVYRQDVCKAAAESLASSPSHLQAELRRSATSAASRMIANSLSRDSPPSTPARRPDTSASKISVTVSNKMAVKHAKAAALGQLEEENAAVPVKRRRRVTAEMEGKYIITMPKGTTPRTRKILEQQAAKGVQRTSVFDRLGAETKADTTTGNKPTGVFSRLGDALETDEERVGDSDDDSSVLQYAGVLKRMGKSFPKESTPLGVTIKAKATSSEPKPVPATLRRIGGSQGPSAERKPEPLPKVSVIQRLGKTTLVPEAQDSQVTSTKSKSPAEFKVTIKRTLAGPRVSSSSEGHSAQMDNTGTISVFKRLGRKTD
- the C4H19orf47 gene encoding uncharacterized protein C19orf47 homolog isoform X1; protein product: MVSVTMATSEWIQFFKEAGIPPGPAVNYAVMFVDNSIPHRIQKNMLLDLNKEIMNELGVTVVGDIIAILKHAKVVYRQDVCKAAAESLASSPSHLQAELRRSATSAASRMIANSLSRDSPPSTPARRPDTSASKISVTVSNKMAVKHAKAAALGQLEEENAAVPVKRRRRVTAEMEGKYIITMPKGTTPRTRKILEQQAAKGVQRTSVFDRLGAETKADTTTGNKPTGVFSRLGDALETDEERVGDSDDDSSVLQYAGVLKRMGKSFPKESTPLGVTIKAKATSSEPKPVPATLRRIGGSQGPSAERKPEPLPKVSVIQRLGKTTLVPEAQDSQVTSTKSKSPAEFKVTIKRTLAGPRVSSSSEGHSAQMDNTGTISVFKRLGRKTD